CCGGGGCCCGTGAGCACGTTCGACCTGATCTCCGGAGCCGCAGGATTGGGCGCCTACCTGCTGACGCACGACCCGCACGGGCTTCTTCCGCGGATTCTCGGCGGGCTCGTGACGCTCGCCAGGCAGCAGGAGCCGCCCGCCTGGATGACGCCCTCCCACCTGCTGGGCGACCGGACGATGGCGCGACTCCACCCGCACGGAGTGCTCGACTGCGGTCTGGCCCACGGGATCCCCGGCCCGCTCACCGTGTTGTCGCTCGCCCTGCGGGCGGGCGTCGAGGTGCCGGGCCAGGCGGAGGCCATCAGACGGATCAGCGACTGGCTGGTCCTCCACCGGGTCCGCGACGGCGGGGAAACGGGCTGGCCCGCGATCGTGGCGCTGACGAACGACGGCGGGGCCGGCCCGCCCGCCTCGTCCCGCACCGCGTGGTGCTACGGAACGCCCGGGGTCGCGCGCGCCCTGTGGCTGGCGGCACAGGCGCTGGACGACGAGGACCTGGGTGAGCTGGCGCTGCACGCCATGGACGCCGTCCTGCGCCGGCCGGTGCGGCTGCGCGGGATCGCCTCGCCGACGTTCTGCCACGGGGTCAGCGGCCTGCTGCACGTCGTGCTCCGTTTCGCCGACGACACCGGCCTGTTCCGGGAAGCAGTGGCCGGCCTCGTGGACGAGCTGCTCGCCGCCTACCAGCCGAATCGGCCGCTCGCGTACGCCTCGCTGGAGCCGGAGGGCCACCGCGTGGACCGGGCCGGGATCCTGGACGGCGCGGCGGGCGTCGCCCTGGTGCTGCTGGCCGCCGCCACCGGCGTCGAACCGACCTGGGATCGGCTCTTCCTCCTCTCATGACTCGCGCGGACCGGAGCCTGTACACCCCGATGGACTGGGCGCTCGTACGCGCCCCGCTGCTACCGGCCGGCGCCGCGGCGACGGCGGGCGCGCCGGCGGATCCCGGCTGCCTGCTGCCGGGCGCCCCGGCGGTGGTGGCGGCCCTCCAGGTGGCGAGCACCGACCTGGCCGCCGCCCTGGCTCGGACGGCGCCCGGCCATCCCAAGGCCGACCGGATCGGCCGCAAACTGCTGCGTTACCTCATTCGCATGAGCACGCGGCCGACCCCGTTCGGCCTCTTCGCCGGCGTCGCTCTGACGCAGTGGGGACACTGCACCGATCTGGCCCTGGCCAAGGAGCCACCACGCACCCGCACCCGCCCGGACCTGGGCTGGCTGACGGACCTGGTCGCGCGCCTGGAGGCCGATCCCGGGGTCCGTGCCGGCCTGCGCCTGGTCGCGGATCGATCCGTGCTGGTCCGGGCGGGGCGGGCGTTCGCGGCGGGCGGCACCGGCCGTACGGCCTCCGTGCGTGCCACCTCGGCGGTACGGCGCGCGCTGGC
The nucleotide sequence above comes from Nonomuraea gerenzanensis. Encoded proteins:
- a CDS encoding lanthionine synthetase C family protein produces the protein MSAVTSEPAPGCDAAWRSVLDPGRQASALRVARDVAARVTDPGRVAMALAASVEQTPSPRTPARKPYAVADGDAGLAVTCAYLDACLPGEGWDAVGHEFLAAAVAGADSAPVGLFGGLSGLAFATVSLSRDGARYRRLLAALDDALAPRAAAVGALLSGIAEPGPVSTFDLISGAAGLGAYLLTHDPHGLLPRILGGLVTLARQQEPPAWMTPSHLLGDRTMARLHPHGVLDCGLAHGIPGPLTVLSLALRAGVEVPGQAEAIRRISDWLVLHRVRDGGETGWPAIVALTNDGGAGPPASSRTAWCYGTPGVARALWLAAQALDDEDLGELALHAMDAVLRRPVRLRGIASPTFCHGVSGLLHVVLRFADDTGLFREAVAGLVDELLAAYQPNRPLAYASLEPEGHRVDRAGILDGAAGVALVLLAAATGVEPTWDRLFLLS